The Perca flavescens isolate YP-PL-M2 chromosome 23, PFLA_1.0, whole genome shotgun sequence genome has a window encoding:
- the hspa14 gene encoding heat shock 70 kDa protein 14: protein MAAIGVHFGYTCACAAIFKDGRADVVANDAGDRVTPAVVGYRDTEQIVGIAAKQGRVRNAANTVVKVKQVLGRSFDDPETQAHKTETKCQVVDRQQKPYYEITAGEHPQYIAPEDVAKLIFHKMKETAQSALGSDVTEAVITVPFEFAQAQKRALREAAEAAGFHVLRLIHEPAAALLAYNIGQDCPSGKSHVLVYKLGGTSLSVTVLQVNGGMFRVLNTHTDHSIGGERFTEALAQHLAAEFKRTYKHDVSTNARAMMKLMNGADMAKHSLSSLESANCFVDSLHDGMDFDCNISRARFELLCSALFNKSIQPIRPLLEKAGLSTSDINQVVLCGGSARIPRLQQMIREMFLDVELLSSAPPDEVIAVGAALEAGLLVGKDDLAPEEESVTVDVSATDILVKEVNESGTEVFTVLLPSGTPLPARRHHVLSGGGELSSFCLEIYQRSLAEQPEKLAKIVLRNLQPREENHDIDAVVTMKRDGSVHVSCGEQNSGRPEVVTIAAAAS from the exons gatgGGCGAGCTGATGTGGTGGCTAATGATGCAGGAGACAGAGTGACTCCAGCTGTTGTGGGCTACAGAGACACTGAGCAG ATTGTAGGTATCGCAGCAAAGCAAGGACGGGTCCGCAACGCTGCCAACACGGTTGTTAAAGTGAAACAAGTGCTGGGCAGAAG CTTTGACGATCCAGAGACACAAGCTCACAAAACAGAGACCAAGTGTCAG GTGGTCGACAGACAACAGAAGCCTTATTATGAGATCACAGCAGGAGAACACCCACAATATATCGCTCCAGAGGATGTTGCAAAACTCATCTTCCACAAAATGAAAG AAACGGCTCAGTCGGCTCTTGGGTCTGATGTCACCGAGGCGGTCATCACTGTCCCTTTTGAGTTTGCACAGGCTCAGAAGCGTGCTCTGAG AGAGGCAGCTGAAGCTGCAGGCTTCCACGTGCTGAGGCTGATCCACGAGCCTGCCGCGGCTCTGTTGGCCTACAACATCGGACAGGACTGTCCTTCTGGAAAGAG CCATGTCCTGGTGTATAAGCTGGGAGGGACGTCCCTGAGTGTGACAGTGCTGCAGGTCAACGGAGGAATGTTCCGGGTCCTCAACACCCACACTGACCACAGCATCGGCGGAGAGAGATTCACCGAGGCGTTGGCCCAGCACCTCGCCGCCGAGTTCAAACG CACCTATAAGCACGATGTGAGCACCAACGCCCGGGCGATGATGAAGCTGATGAATGGAGCGGACATGGCCAAACACTCTCTGTCCTCGCTGGAGTCGGCCAACTGCTTCGTTGACTCGCTGCACGACGGCATGGACTTTGACTGCAATATCTCGAG AGCTCGTTTTGAGCTGCTCTGCTCGGCACTCTTCAACAAGAGCATCCAGCCAATCAGACCCCTGCTGGAGAAGGCGGGACTCTCCACCAGCGACAttaaccag GTGGTCCTCTGCGGCGGCTCGGCCAGGATCCCTCGCCTCCAGCAGATGATCCGCGAGATGTTTCTCGACGTGGAGCTCCTCAGCTCGGCGCCTCCCGACGAGGTCATTGCCGTGGGAGCGGCGCTGGAAGCAGGCCTGCTGGTTGGCAAAGATGACCTCGCCCCCGAGGAAGAGTCCGTCACGGTGGATGTATCCGCCACGGACATACTAGTGAAG GAGGTGAATGAATCCGGCACTGAGGTGTTCACCGTTCTCCTTCCGTCGGGCACGCCCCTCCCTGCCCGCAGACATCACGTCCTGAGTGGAGGGGGGGAACTCTCCTCGTTCTGTCTGGAGATTTACCAGAGATCCCTCGCGGAGCAGCCCGAAAAGCTAGCCAAG ATTGTCTTAAGAAACCTGCAGCCCAGAGAGGAGAACCACGACATTGATGCTGTGGTGACCATGAAAAG GGACGGCTCCGTTCACGTGTCCTGTGGAGAGCAGAACAGTGGAAGGCCAGAGGTCGTCACTATAGCAGCTGCCGCATCGTGA